The genomic stretch AACAAAAGATGCCTCCGAtattcatcattggccaaaacaaatattttttaaaggggGCCTCATAGATAATCATCGACCAAAACGTttgggtttgagtggtttgaaatTGCGTTTGAAAGGGGGAAAGAGTTTGTCGGTCATTGTCAGTTAATCGACAACGGCAAGTTAGGGTTGTTCAAGACAATCCTAAGACAAACCCTCGGAGGAAGAAGAGAAGCGTAGTAAAAGCgtagaaaaaatttgaaaaaaaagcgTTTTAGAAAATTCTACGTGAAAGTGAAAAAAGGTCCCCAAATAAGATTGCCAAAGGTCCTATTTATAATGGGAAATTTAggttaaaatccaaaaaaaaaaaattaacccatatccaaaagcccaacaacccattttttgaaaattggtaaaaataggagaaaaagtgtgaaaaatttaggttaaaaatccaacaaaaagaaataacccatatccaaaagcccaacaacccattttttgaaaattggtaaaaataggagaaaaagtgtgaaaatgtcACTCATGGGATTTGAACCCACAACTTCTTATTTGCAAGCcttgcttccttaccaattgttctatattatttatttgtaataaaaagtcaattgaaagtgtatgaagcatagacaaatatttcctatttattaaaatataaatagtttaagagtaaactattatacttTTGATATAAACGAACAATTACAGAATCCAAAATATTGTAGATAAACCAAGGAAGTTTATAAAActcaagtttaaaaataattttgaatcctgaaattgggcctcatattttatgaataataagcccaatCAAATACACACTTTTACTTAATGTGTACCCCTATCTTttgaattggacaatttagagaatgGTTACTCTTTTGAAATGGGCTTGCCAATCAAGATGTCAAGCTCACTAGTTTGATATACACCCCTTGTAGAATTTGTACTACGTCCTAGTTAATAAAACGTAATAGCAATAGAGCAAATTgtggggtatgacaataagcgTGTTTATGTTATATGTTGTGTGGTTAGTGCTTGCTTTACCATGTGTTAGTTATTAAAATCGTGTTTCTTTGATTGATCAACTTAGAAATAGGTAACAGTTTGTTGTTGTGAGAGATCCAACAACAAGTGTATTTCATGAGTAAAAATAGTTGAAAGAGTTGGATAGAGATATTCACTTGACCGAGTTTACTTAGAGGTAAGAAACTGCATACATTAAGGAAAATTAGAACGTTTAATAGACGTATATTAGGGTTACAAGTGAAGCTTAAAGATTTGTTTCCTTGCCCTATTATGCATGCTTTTGAATGATGTAAAAATACATCACTAGATCCTTTTGACCTTGCTTATCACGACACCACACATCATTAATACATAACTATACTAAAGATATTAATAGATCAAAGCTCAACTCAACCACTCTTAATATATTTCTACTACTTCTCTCTATACTTTTGGTACTTGCTCTAAGTGAAAAGAATTCAACTATACTCATATTATTATTTTCCCCACTCATGCTTAAATTGAAAGAATAGAATTTATACAAAAGTCACATCTAAGTAGCAAACACCCCCTATGGGTACGatactattatatttattacttgcTGCAATCAAAACATGTATGCTTGCATGTGACATCTTTGAGAAAAGAATAAGAAGATATGGAGTGAGATATAATCCTTTGGTTACCTTTACTTGTTGTCCAAGACATTGTAGTTGTTGGCTCAAGAAATAAAGAAGAAGGACGTTACCCTAGCATTTTTTTGGATAACGTTATCTAATGATAAGGTCGCCCTTGCTGATGCGACTTAAGCATTAGATTCTTCTGGAAAGACGATAAAGGAATTAGAGATGTCCTTGAAGGAAGTTAGAAAAGGTCGAAAGAAGACTAAGTATGACATTTGGGATATGCGTCTCAAAAATCTTGACTTGCCCAAAGAGTATGCAAAGTCGATGAAACATGGTTATTCTGCCATACGGGTCTCCTTTGAAAATTCTTTGAGGCATGTGAAATTTTTCTATCTTAATGTACAAATCTCAAAGGAACAGATTCATCCTGAGTAGAAGATTGTGACCGGAAGGCCGATGAAATAAGTGATGAGCCTGACTCTTAGTGTTTTTTTGTCGAGGGTGCTCTTGCATGTTTAATAAGTTCCATTTTAATGAATAGTCATGTATTGTTAATCCATTATCTTTTCTTTGTTTGCTTACCCCTGTTATCCATATTTTGTGTGTTGAGTCCCGAATAGACTTCTCTAGAATTTAACTGTTGTCTGAAGTTGTGTTCGAAAGTTTTATTAGACGTCTCTAAAAAACGTATCCAACCAAGCTCTTCTTTGTCCCCAAATTTAAATTTGATTCGAGACCGACGTATAAGGGACTCACCTCATACATTATGGAGTGGCCTATTTTTCTTTGCATTGTTTACCTTTTGTATATACTTTaagtttgtgaattttttttatttaaaaaaatcaagttatTTATTGATCGTACCTTTTTTGTAATAGCTTCTAGTAATGTATGAATTGAATGGCCGTTTGACTTTGCCATGTATGTTGACCCTTTTGTGTAGTCTCTTTATGATTCAAGTAGTCAAACCAAATGCCTTGTAACCTTGAACAAAAGGAATCTTCTAAACATGCTCACACTTTTAGCAATTCAAACCATAAACCCTTGACTTAATGATCACAAACGGAATGTCCTGAGGAGTCCTTTGGACGAAGACAATACTTGAAGCATAGGAGAACAATTAACATGCAATCTCGTGATCCTCAGTGAAATTAACAAATTCAGACACCATGTATAAGAAACCATAGTCCTCTTGCCCTTGACGAATCTTCATAGGGGAAAACCTTGTAGCTTTAGGAGAATGAAGTCCACAATGAACGACCATATAAAAACCCTAgctttcaagatccttgatccaatgTGAATTTATTGGTAAATGAATGCATGAGtcatgttaatgtcctaatggagatATGCACATGAATAAAAAGCCTAAGCTAGACGAAagtaaaagggtaggacaaatttggggtatgacaccatcatTGAAACGTTTGACCATTTTTCTCTTGACGTGTGACTTGAAAAGGTAGAGAGTGACATGACACAACTTATTGTGTACTTGAGTGCACTTGAGTTCAGCTGTGTTCCCAAGGTGAAATCTGACTGTTGGTTTGCTCTTGTGTCTTACTTTCAATTTGATATGTCTGATTGACTTTGCTTATATAAGAATAAAAGGAATTTAGGGAGTTTTTTTCCAACCTGATAGATTGAATTTCTCTTATATTCTTTGAACCTGTTATGGGCCAGCCATATTCTTTGCGATCCGGCCCATCTTCAGAGATCTGACCACCATAAGGAAAGAAATCCATATATTTATTTGGTCTAGGCATGTTGCTTTTCAAAACCATTCATGTCCAGGCATAACATCCTAGATCCAGTTCAAGTACATATGAAAAAGCTTTTGGAACATTCTCATGACCACTAAATCTCCCGTAATTTGGAAGTAGAAGATCCGCACCTCCAACGCACCCAACTGTCCTTCGCATTCTAAGCCAGTTAGTTAGAAAGTCGGTTATCGAACTCCTCTATATAAGCGGATGACGTCATTTCAGATAACAAGTTTTAAACACAATTTGAATACTCTCTCATTATTCACATACCGACTTGAGCGTCAGAGTGCTAACCTTCCATGTACACCCCCTCTGTCGCATTAGAAGCTCTCCTCCTCCGTAGCTTGTGTGATTCCATATACTTCTAGTTCTGGTATGGAACAGTGGCGCCTTTTGTGGGAACTGACACTTAATTCTCATATATCTTGTGATTTCCTATTCCCAAGTCTTTCCTTGTTGcctaaacttttttttatttaaaattttcgaGTTAGTTAAAAATTATGTACCATCATCATTTCTAAATGGTTTTAGATCTTTTCTTAACCATCATTTTCATGTTTTCATCATATTTTGACTTCATCTAGATAAAATGTAGTGTATGTAACGCCCCAAACTACTTTCAGGATTAccgactaaccccacaaaccaacacgagtcttttcatcATGCTTTTTCCCCACTcacacgctttctgggaaacttcccagaatgTCATCCATCCAAATATTATTCCAAGTCAAGCATGCTTAACTATGGAAAGGGTGTGAGTGAGAAAAATGCATgatgaaaagactcgtgttggtttgtggggtcagccAGTAATCTTGAAAGTAGTTTGGAGCGTTACACACACTACAATTAATCTTGATGAAGTCAAAATGTGATGGAAACATGAAAAGGGTTGTTAGGAAAAAGATCTAAAATCATTTAGAAATGATGACAGTGCATAATTTTTAACTaacccttttttatttttaaaaaaatttaggcgACAAGGAAAAACCGTggccaaaagaaaataaaatagttatcTACAATATTAGGCAACGGTTCTCAAGCGTGAGATATACCATTTTTCATAAGTTGAAAAAACCATGTCTATTAGAATAGGTCACCGTTTTATTTACTTTAAGACTTGGTTTTTCATTGTTGGATAAGTTATTCGAGAAAAATTACATACTAGAAAACTTGATTGCAAATTATCCGGTGAATAAAAATTACATACCGgaaaacttgactgcaagttatctgGTGAAGAAAAATTATAAGCCAgaaaacttgactgcaagttatccggtgaaaaaaaattataaatcggAAAACTTGATTGCAAGATATTCGGTGCACTTTAGTAGGCGTGTGAAatggtaaatattaaataataaaattatttgataaattCAAAGGAGTAGAAttggaatattttaaaaaatgtagggGTAGAGGGATAATGGTGGGGGTATGACGTAAAATTTTCGCTAATTAGGCCTTCAAAAAGGCTATGCTCAAGCTGAAAAATAAGTTTTTGATAGAAAATTTTTACTCTGTACTCCTACAATTATACTCATATCCCCTAGACATAAAAAATTAGGACCGAAATACCCTCGTATAAATagtacatattttaaaaaatttcattttttctcacatttcaaaaaaaaaaaaatcgaaacacctaaaaatatataaaccgaaacactttttcaaagtgttcgggtttaaaaaaaatacaccAGAACACTTGGAAAAAGAGTTCCGGTAGTCAAAGTTTTCAAGTTACATACCGAAACACTTAGTTAAAGTGTTCCAGTAATTTTAAAGTTGAATAAAGTGAGAGTTAAGGTGCAAACCGGAACACTTATTTAAAGTGTTCCGgtggtttattttttaaaaatattctagACTTTAGACAACGCtttaaaaccgttgcctaaagttcTGGGCAAAACCATTGCCTATGGTGTCACCGGTGTATGCTTTCTCACAATACATTTAGgcgactttttatttatttatttgtcatTTAATTTAGGTAACGGTTTTAAACCGTTGCGTAAAAtctagaatttaaaaaaaaaaaaccaccgGAACACTTTAAATAAGTGTTTCGGTATGTAATTTCAAACTCCACTTTAAATACATTGAAAACTACCCGAACTTTTTTTTCTAAGTATTCCgctttgttttttttaaaccggAAAACTTTAAAAAAGTGTTCCGATTTATATATTTTcgggtgttttgatttttttctgaaatgcgaagaaaaaatgaaaaaatttaaaatatgtacTATTTACAAGAGGGTATTTTGGTCTAATTTTTTTCATGTAAGGGTATATGTATAATTGCAGGGGTACAAAGTAAAATTTTCCTTTGATAGGCCAAATGACAGACTTAGGCTTTGAATTTTTTAGCAGGTCAGATTCATGTTTGACAAAGTTATCTTTCAGACTTAGTGTGGATTTAAATTTAACCTTgtcattattaaaaatatatttatgataCATGATATCAAAGTTATCTTTCAGATtataaaaaacacattaaaaaaaattattttttataggtAAAATTAACGGGCCCAAACAACTAGGTATAAATGGATTCCTTTCATTTCGGTTAGTAAATTTAAAATTAGCCAAGAAAACGTCTATTTTCTTTCCTTGAAAAAGCTAatgttaattaaataaatttcaagttttaattttaatttttataaattaattattttaaaatattttaaagaggATTTTAATAAGTGTGTTATaggttttgtcaaaaaaaaaaaaaaagagtgtgTTATAGGTATTGATTAAAGAATTATTAGACTAATAATATGTGCTAATGGTAGTCTAGCCGGCTGATGATGTAATTGGTAGGCCTGGCATTTGACTAGTACAAGCGACTCATGGTTTAAGTTGAAACGAAATCGAACACTGTAACTCAACTATTCCCATGCACAAAGTAGTGCTTATAAATAAATAAGTCATTCatgagaaaaataacaaacatcaAGTCTCCATAATTTCATCTCTTGTAAAATCaatcttttcattttcatttcacaAGAATTGGTGTCTCTCTTCAATAATATAATGTCCATAAGTTTGCATGTGGTTCAGTCAGGCCCAACAACACTGTTTTCAATCTTCTTAGCAATCCTCCTTCTACCCATATCATGTAATGATTTAGATCAAAAGTATTTCATTCTAGTGAACCAATGCAAATTCAGAGTATGGCCAGCTTCCTTTTCTACCGCTCAAAACACAACTCTTGAAACCAACCACTTTAGTTTAAAAATGTGGGACAGGTCCACTGTTTGGGCTCCTCCAACTTGGAACGGCCACGTTTGGGGCCGAACTCTCTGCAGAACTAATTCAGCCACAGGAGGGAACTTCTCATGCATTACTGGCGATTGCGGTACTGGCAAGCAATCATGTGATGGAATGCGAGACATGCCCCCTGCCACACTAGCAGAATTCCGTCTAGGAAAAAATGGTCTTGTTTTTTATAATGTTGATGTTGTAGAAGGTTTCAATATCCCCATAGTGGTGGTTCCTATTGGTGTTTCTGGTGAGAACGTGAATTGTAGCACTGCAGGTTGCCTTACAAACATTAATAATATGTGTGCAAAAGACAATGGGACAAACACATTTACTTGTTCAACTAATTTGTATAAGATCATATTTTGCCCAGCTTCCAGGTTAGACCATCAAAATTTCTCACTATCTAATATCATTTACAcactttaaaaatttaattaaaaaagtgTTTGTCTGCTAGTATTGtgaatcaaaatattacaacaaTTTATTCCTACTTTTTAAAGTAAGATGTTTTAcactttataaattttttttatggctttatttttaatcaaacgtGAAATTTGATACAAGGCGATTGTTTGAATCCGACCCTCAAAAAAGACAACGATAATAAAAAACATAACTTTTGAACATCATCAACTTAGCTATGTGTGCTTTAAGTTTCCCACTATACCACCCCCTATAAACAATCATGTCTATAATATTCTTCACTATCTAAGTATTATCTACACTATTACCATAGCTTTTATTAATACGTTATTTCCAAACTCCATAAAGGATCTAAGTTGCGGCTAACTTCAATATAGAAGCTCTCCATCCTTTCTCTTTGATACACCAAATTAACCAATTAAGTTCTTCATCCCATTCTTTAGGATATGCTTCACTTGAGTCCAATCAAGTACTTTGGATCAAATAATCGTCACAACAATCATAGAACAAGTGATTTATGGTCTCCtcgtttgaaaaaaaatcaactgTTACTGTTACCAACATTCCATACTTGAACAATCTATGTTTGGTGGCTAACCCACCATGGCAAGCAAGCCATAATATCATCAAAGTCTTAGGTCTTGCAGCATTGTAGTGGAATACATTACGCCAAGGCACCTTTGGATCATTTGCTCGCATCAGCTTATACACATCCTTCCTTCTAAACCTATCATTGTTTTGCAACTGATCCCATAATCCTGAGGGATGCACACAATATTCCACGCAATGAGACTCTACTTACGTGAGAACCACAgggaaatttgaattttaagtaaaaaaaaactattttctttCACATATATTTCAAATTAACTGATGAactagaaaaaataaaatcatttttaaatttttaaattgatCAGACAACAAATAACCTTAGACCTATCATCCAGAGAAATAAATAACCCTTgagaattctttttttttttttagtgaatAATTCTACTGTCAagttattgaaaaataatatggATAATTTTAATTCTATTGTCATGTTCCTAAATGTTAATTCAGTTTGTAGCAATGCAGGGACAATAggaaaataattttaattctATTGTCATGTTCCCGAATGCCTTTAACAATATTTCTTTTTAAACATTTTTGTTtagattattaattttattaatttttatattgtagCATGGGACTTTTCGATCAAAGTGTGAGTGTAGACGACTCATTCACTGCTGGCAATGGGACAAATCAGTTGCTCTCTTCTTCGAGAGAGTTTGCTTTTGGTACTTTGATCAttgtcattttaattattttgggaTTCTCCATCGCTATAGTTATAACATTGGTTGGCGCAATTTTTTATTGGTACAACTCAAAGAAGATAAAAAGTAGCACAACCAACAAAAAAGTTGTTGATAGAAATTTGAGAATTTTTTCTTTCAAGGAAATTACAAAAGTAACAAACAATTTTAGGGAAGAATTAGGAAGAGGGTCTTGTAGCATTGTATACAAAGGAAAGGTAGATGTGGATACTTGTGTCGCGGTTAAAAAATTGGACAAGTTATTTCAAGATAGTGATAAGGAATTTCAAACTGAAATGAATGTGATAATCAAAACTCATCATAGGAACCTTGTGCGTCTTCATGGGTATTGTAGTGAAGATCAACACAGGATTTTGGTGTATGAGTTAATGAGTAATGGTACTTTAGCAAGATTTCTTTTCACACCTTTGAAACCAAACTGGAACCAACGAGTTCATATTATCATTGGGATTGCAAGAGGTCTTGTTTACTTGCATGAAGAATGTTGCACCCAAATAATTCACTGTGACATAAAGCCACAAAACATCCTTCTTGATGATGACTACAATGCCAAGATTTCAGATTTTGGGTTAGCAAAACTAttattgattaatcaaagtcacacaaaaaccgGAATCAGAGGAACCAAAGGTTATGTTGCACCAGATTGGTTTAGGAGTGCACCTATCACTTCTAAGGTTGATACTTTTAGTTTTGGAGTGTTGTTACTAGAGATTATTTGTTCTAGGAAAAATATAGAGGATGATACTGTTAGTGaagaaaaaagaattttaattgattgGGCATATGATTGCTACAAGACTGGTAGAATGGATATTCTTTTAGAAAATGAATATGAGGCTGACAAAGATATGAGTAGATTTGAAAAATTTGTCATGATTTCTATTTGGTGCACTCAAGAAGATCCATCTCTAAGGCCACCAATGAAGAAGGTGTTGTTAATGCTAGAAGGGATTGTTGAAGTTGAAATTCCTCCAAATCCCTACTTGTATGGTTCTTCTAATCAAAGTTAGTTCTCTTTAAAATTTAGTTTTGATGTTGCTTTTCACCTTTACTTACAAAGTGTATTTGCTCATTTTGTTTTTCTCTAAAGCAGGGAACATATCACtaaaaaaatgaatatattaGATCTATATTTTTCTCCCATTCAGCATTGCATGCAAAATTTCTTAcgctttaaaaaaatatttgttcacATTTATTGATATTATAATCTTTAAAGTTTGTAAGACTTTTAATTTACAGTAACTACACTTAGATTTTAACTATCTGCTTATCATATTTTAGATTATAATAATCTACCTAAAGAATTATGGTAAATTTTTAGATAAATAGGACTTTGGAACAACAAATTAGTCTTAGTATATATGGAAAACTTATTATGATAATACAAGATGTTCTTTTGTTTTAATTGAGATCTATATTACCAATTAGAATTAGGATTCACATCACTCTCATGCTCTCCTTCCACATTGTCCATCAATAGGAGAGCCAAAAACAttatctctcttttatttccatctcctttattaatttttattctgTATTAAAAAATTCCATATTTCGCATTGATCAGAGGATATTGAAAGAAAATTTAGAAGAAAAATGTGGGTTCGAATCATTGCAGATTaaagataaaataataattataaaactcTTCTTGTTTCTATTGTTTTAGCCAAACTAGGGCTTATATGGGGTGAATTATTgaattcatttttattatttaggtGAAGGGATCTCTAAGTGTCTGTGAGTTCATTTTGTGACATAAAAATGTACGAGTAATGAAAAAAAAGATAGActaaaataagaaaaaacaaatatagaaTGATGACTAATGAAAAACAAAGATGATAATTTTATTAACACCATTAGAAAagacaacaaaacaaaaaatagaagaaaaaaaaggaaaataaaatctcACTGATCTTTCCATGTATTAGATAATTCCAAAAGTAATGAGATAGAAACTCATGTTAAATCAATATTCTtcataaaattgtgttttaaggAATTGTACTCCACAAAATTAAGTCTTGCGAAAGACCTGACTATGGCATAAAACTAGTGTTTTATGTAACTGGACTCCACAATCACAATTGTAACTTCATTATAGTAATAAAATCTTGTTTATTATTAGATTAAATACTTTGTACTTtgagttttatttaaaatatgattTGGTGAAGTTAGCATGCCTATGATAACTCCAAAAGACAGTATTCAAATTTCCTACTGTACAGTTATAAAATAGTCACCATTGCCAGTTTTATGAataaaaaagtatcattttccAGCTATGTTTTTAAACAAAATGACAAGGATTTGTGGACTGTAGCAACTGAATGATACTGTGACTAATTTAGTGATATGTAGATAAACAGGATTCTACCTCCTTGGATACACTCTACCTCAAATTCAGAACTTGTTCAAAGAAAATTAAGATTTTTTTATcatgtaaaattatattttaattcgttTCAAAATACATCTTTGTGAAAGTTAATGGGTTTTGAATAAAGCCAGAAAAGAAAGAATGTACACTTTGAATTAGGAGTatcattttatattattgatgacTTGATATCTAAGTAAACTCAGGTCCTAAGAGTTGGCCTGACAGTGGCCTAAAGCTGATTGCCAAGTATTAAACAATTGTAGTTCCCAACTATAATTGTAGCTTCAATGTTGAAGTTTGAGAGATCTT from Vicia villosa cultivar HV-30 ecotype Madison, WI linkage group LG4, Vvil1.0, whole genome shotgun sequence encodes the following:
- the LOC131595175 gene encoding G-type lectin S-receptor-like serine/threonine-protein kinase LECRK1 produces the protein MSISLHVVQSGPTTLFSIFLAILLLPISCNDLDQKYFILVNQCKFRVWPASFSTAQNTTLETNHFSLKMWDRSTVWAPPTWNGHVWGRTLCRTNSATGGNFSCITGDCGTGKQSCDGMRDMPPATLAEFRLGKNGLVFYNVDVVEGFNIPIVVVPIGVSGENVNCSTAGCLTNINNMCAKDNGTNTFTCSTNLYKIIFCPASSMGLFDQSVSVDDSFTAGNGTNQLLSSSREFAFGTLIIVILIILGFSIAIVITLVGAIFYWYNSKKIKSSTTNKKVVDRNLRIFSFKEITKVTNNFREELGRGSCSIVYKGKVDVDTCVAVKKLDKLFQDSDKEFQTEMNVIIKTHHRNLVRLHGYCSEDQHRILVYELMSNGTLARFLFTPLKPNWNQRVHIIIGIARGLVYLHEECCTQIIHCDIKPQNILLDDDYNAKISDFGLAKLLLINQSHTKTGIRGTKGYVAPDWFRSAPITSKVDTFSFGVLLLEIICSRKNIEDDTVSEEKRILIDWAYDCYKTGRMDILLENEYEADKDMSRFEKFVMISIWCTQEDPSLRPPMKKVLLMLEGIVEVEIPPNPYLYGSSNQS